Proteins encoded by one window of Anguilla rostrata isolate EN2019 chromosome 9, ASM1855537v3, whole genome shotgun sequence:
- the LOC135264200 gene encoding ephrin type-B receptor 4a-like isoform X2, producing the protein MGRVCAAIGIILLEFLYHLSAEEEILMYTKTETSDLKWTIHPRENPQWEEVSGLDEDNNSVRTYQICPSDGAGSLGSHWLRSTLIQRRGAWQAYVELRFTMMECSSLPSHHRTCKETFNLLYYQADSDEATPDHPSWMENPYVKVDTVAADFLLRKDGERKFNVKTLRLGPLTARGFYLAFQAQGACMALLSVRVFFKKCPAITRAFSSFPETVPRALVQEAQGVCVPNAAQRPAKAAAPPRMFCGEDGQWVGQPTSTCTCLPGYQPVALDASCHECPVGWFKSGPGAGQCSLCPANSHSASAGAASCACRPGYLRASSDTPETPCTKPPSAPRSIVTQVNDTSVTLEWSEPLDSGGRRDLSYAVLCLLCRPLGAPCTPCGDSVSYRPAPAGLTTRRVTVWGLLPHTTYSFSVQALNGVSQHSGREPAADSVNVTTSRDVPVLVSGIMQGDATESSMTLHWTRPEQPHYTILLYQLRYCERRQEEEHSCRYKESSSNEVVLSDLRRATEYEVQVRARTVAGYGSFSPATTVRTLPEATPDSQLMVTGVLVAMGTLLLISIIAMAVFCIRKHSRLKDPGISDKHGQYLMGPSVKVYIDPFTYEDPNEAVREFAKEIDVSFVKIEEVIGAGEFGEVCRGRLRVPGKKENYVAIKTLKGGYTEKQRRDFLSEASIMGQFQHPNIIHLEGIITASCPVMILTEYMENGALDAFLRLNDGQFTPIQLVGMLRGIASGMKYLSEMSYVHRDLAARNILVNSNLVCKVSDFGLSRFLQENSADPTYTSSLGGKIPIRWTAPEAIAFRKFTSASDAWSYGIVMWEVMSFGERPYWDMSNQDVINAIEQDYRLPPPPDCPTLLHQLMLDCWQKERAARPRFAAIVSALDKLIRNPASLKIVARDGAGPSHPLLDQRGAPPLSACASVGEWLRAIKMERYEESFIQAGFTSFDLLEQLSTEDLLRIGVTLAGHQRKILHSIQDLRVQAGDPTTARC; encoded by the exons AGATCCTGATGTACACCAAGACCGAGACCTCCGACCTCAAATGGACCATTCACCCCCGTGAGAATCCCCAG TGGGAGGAGGTGAGTGGCCTGGACGAGGACAACAACAGCGTGCGGACCTATCAGATCTGCCCGTCGGACGGCGCAGGCAGCCTGGGCAGCCATTGGCTGCGCAGCACGCTGATCCAGCGGCGCGGGGCGTGGCAGGCCTACGTGGAGCTGCGCTTCACCATGATGGAGtgctcctccctgccctcccacCACCGCACCTGCAAGGAGACCTTCAACCTGCTCTACTACCAGGCCGACTCCGACGAGGCCACGCCCGACCACCCGTCCTGGATGGAGAACCCCTACGTCAAG GTGGACACGGTGGCGGCTGACTTCCTGTTGCGTAAGGACGGGGAGAGGAAGTTCAACGTGAAGACGCTGCGGCTGGGCCCGCTGACGGCCCGCGGGTTCTACCTGGCGTTCCAGGCGCAGGGGGCCTGCATGGCGCTGCTCTCCGTGCGCGTGTTTTTTAAGAAGTGCCCTGCCATCACGCGGgccttctcctccttccccgAGACCGTCCCGCGGGCGCTGGTGCAGGAGGCGCAGGGCGTGTGCGTGCCCAACGCCGCCCAGCGGCCCGCCaaggccgccgcccccccgcgcATGTTCTGCGGCGAGGACGGCCAGTGGGTGGGGCagcccacctccacctgcacctgccTGCCGGGGTACCAGCCCGTCGCCTTGGACGCCAGCTGCCACG AGTGTCCGGTGGGGTGGTTCAAATCTGGACCAGGGGCCGGTCAGTGCTCCCTCTGTCCGGCCAACAGTCACTCCGCCAGCGCTGGTGCAGCGTCCTGCGCCTGTCGCCCCGGTTACCTCCGCGCCAGTTCGGACACCCCTGAAACACCCTGTACaa agccccccTCGGCCCCGCGCAGCATAGTGACGCAGGTGAACGACACCTCGGTCACGCTGGAGTGGAGCGAGCCCCTGGACAGCGGCGGGAGGCGGGACCTGAGCTACGCGGTGCTGTGCCTGCTGTGCCGGCCCCTGGGGgccccctgcaccccctgcGGGGACAGCGTGAGCTACCGGCCCGCCCCCGCCGGCCTGACGACCCGCCGCGTCACCGTCTGGGGCCTGCTGCCCCACACCACCTACAGCTTCAGCGTGCAGGCGCTCAACGGGGTCTCCCAGCACAGCGGCAGGGAGCCGGCCGCCGACAGCGTCAACGTCACCACCAGCCGCGacg tgccGGTGCTGGTGTCTGGCATCATGCAGGGTGATGCCACAGAGAGCAGTATGACTCTGCACTGGACCCGCCCAGAACAGCCACACTACACCATCCTGCTGTACCAGCTGCGCTACTGTGAGAGG cggcaggaggaggagcactCCTGCAGGTATAAGGAGTCCTCCAGTAACGAGGTGGTGTTGAGTGACCTGCGTCGGGCCACCGAATACGAGGTGCAGGTCCGGGCTCGCACCGTGGCGGGGTACGGGTCCTTCAGCCCCGCCACCACGGTCCGCACACTGCCCGAAG CCACGCCCGATTCCCAGCTGATGGTCACGGGGGTCCTGGTTGCCATGGGAACTCTGCTGCTCATCTCCATCATCGCCATGGCCGTGTTCTGCATACG CAAACACAGCCGGCTGAAGGACCCGGGGATCAGTGACAAACATGGACAGTACCTCATGGGCCCGA GTGTGAAGGTGTACATCGACCCCTTCACCTACGAGGACCCCAACGAGGCGGTGCGCGAGTTCGCCAAGGAGATCGACGTGTCCTTCGTCAAGATTGAGGAAGTCATCGGAGCTG GTGAGTTTGGGGAGGTGTGTCGGGGGCGCCTCAGGGTCCCGGGGAAGAAGGAGAACTACGTGGCCATAAAGACGCTGAAGGGTGGCTACACTGAGAAGCAGAGGCGGGACTTCCTGAGCGAGGCGAGCATCATGGGACAGTTCCAGCACCCCAACATCATCCACCTGGAGGGCATCATCACCGCCAGCTGCCCCGTCATGATCCTCACTGAGTACATGGAGAACGGGGCGCTGGACGCCTTCCTGCGG ctgaACGACGGGCAGTTCACTCCGATCCAGCTGGTGGGGATGCTGCGGGGCATCGCCTCGGGGATGAAGTACCTGTCCGAGATGAGCTACGTGCACCGGGACCTGGCCGCCCGCAACATCCTGGTCAACAGCAACCTGGTCTGCAAGGTGTCCGACTTCGGCCTGTCCCGCTTCCTGCAGGAGAACTCCGCCGACCCCACCTACACCAGCTCCCTG GGCGGGAAGATCCCGATCCGCTGGACGGCGCCCGAGGCCATCGCCTTCCGCAAGTTCACCTCGGCGTCGGACGCCTGGAGCTACGGCATCGTCATGTGGGAGGTCATGTCCTTCGGAGAGAGGCCCTACTGGGACATGAGCAACCAggac GTGATAAACGCCATTGAGCAGGACTACcggctgcccccgcccccggacTGCCCCACCCTGCTGCACCAGCTGATGCTGGACTGCTGGCAGAAGGAGCGGGCCGCCCGCCCCCGCTTCGCCGCCATCGTCAGCGCGCTGGACAAGCTGATCCGAAACCCCGCCTCCCTCAAGATCGTGGCCCGCGACGGAGCCgg gccttcTCACCCCCTGCTGGACCAGcgtggagccccgcccctctccgccTGCGCCTCGGTGGGGGAGTGGCTACGGGCCATCAAGATGGAGCGCTACGAGGAGAGCTTCATCCAGGCCGGCTTCACCTCCTTCGACCTGCTGGAGCAGCTCTCCACCGA GGACCTGTTGCGTATCGGGGTGACCCTGGCCGGACACCAGCGCAAAATCCTGCACAGCATCCAGGACCTGAGGGTGCAGGCGGGGGACCCCACCACTGCCCGCTGTTAG
- the LOC135264200 gene encoding ephrin type-B receptor 4a-like isoform X1, which produces MGRVCAAIGIILLEFLYHLSAEEEILMYTKTETSDLKWTIHPRENPQWEEVSGLDEDNNSVRTYQICPSDGAGSLGSHWLRSTLIQRRGAWQAYVELRFTMMECSSLPSHHRTCKETFNLLYYQADSDEATPDHPSWMENPYVKVDTVAADFLLRKDGERKFNVKTLRLGPLTARGFYLAFQAQGACMALLSVRVFFKKCPAITRAFSSFPETVPRALVQEAQGVCVPNAAQRPAKAAAPPRMFCGEDGQWVGQPTSTCTCLPGYQPVALDASCHECPVGWFKSGPGAGQCSLCPANSHSASAGAASCACRPGYLRASSDTPETPCTKPPSAPRSIVTQVNDTSVTLEWSEPLDSGGRRDLSYAVLCLLCRPLGAPCTPCGDSVSYRPAPAGLTTRRVTVWGLLPHTTYSFSVQALNGVSQHSGREPAADSVNVTTSRDVPVLVSGIMQGDATESSMTLHWTRPEQPHYTILLYQLRYCERQRQEEEHSCRYKESSSNEVVLSDLRRATEYEVQVRARTVAGYGSFSPATTVRTLPEATPDSQLMVTGVLVAMGTLLLISIIAMAVFCIRKHSRLKDPGISDKHGQYLMGPSVKVYIDPFTYEDPNEAVREFAKEIDVSFVKIEEVIGAGEFGEVCRGRLRVPGKKENYVAIKTLKGGYTEKQRRDFLSEASIMGQFQHPNIIHLEGIITASCPVMILTEYMENGALDAFLRLNDGQFTPIQLVGMLRGIASGMKYLSEMSYVHRDLAARNILVNSNLVCKVSDFGLSRFLQENSADPTYTSSLGGKIPIRWTAPEAIAFRKFTSASDAWSYGIVMWEVMSFGERPYWDMSNQDVINAIEQDYRLPPPPDCPTLLHQLMLDCWQKERAARPRFAAIVSALDKLIRNPASLKIVARDGAGPSHPLLDQRGAPPLSACASVGEWLRAIKMERYEESFIQAGFTSFDLLEQLSTEDLLRIGVTLAGHQRKILHSIQDLRVQAGDPTTARC; this is translated from the exons AGATCCTGATGTACACCAAGACCGAGACCTCCGACCTCAAATGGACCATTCACCCCCGTGAGAATCCCCAG TGGGAGGAGGTGAGTGGCCTGGACGAGGACAACAACAGCGTGCGGACCTATCAGATCTGCCCGTCGGACGGCGCAGGCAGCCTGGGCAGCCATTGGCTGCGCAGCACGCTGATCCAGCGGCGCGGGGCGTGGCAGGCCTACGTGGAGCTGCGCTTCACCATGATGGAGtgctcctccctgccctcccacCACCGCACCTGCAAGGAGACCTTCAACCTGCTCTACTACCAGGCCGACTCCGACGAGGCCACGCCCGACCACCCGTCCTGGATGGAGAACCCCTACGTCAAG GTGGACACGGTGGCGGCTGACTTCCTGTTGCGTAAGGACGGGGAGAGGAAGTTCAACGTGAAGACGCTGCGGCTGGGCCCGCTGACGGCCCGCGGGTTCTACCTGGCGTTCCAGGCGCAGGGGGCCTGCATGGCGCTGCTCTCCGTGCGCGTGTTTTTTAAGAAGTGCCCTGCCATCACGCGGgccttctcctccttccccgAGACCGTCCCGCGGGCGCTGGTGCAGGAGGCGCAGGGCGTGTGCGTGCCCAACGCCGCCCAGCGGCCCGCCaaggccgccgcccccccgcgcATGTTCTGCGGCGAGGACGGCCAGTGGGTGGGGCagcccacctccacctgcacctgccTGCCGGGGTACCAGCCCGTCGCCTTGGACGCCAGCTGCCACG AGTGTCCGGTGGGGTGGTTCAAATCTGGACCAGGGGCCGGTCAGTGCTCCCTCTGTCCGGCCAACAGTCACTCCGCCAGCGCTGGTGCAGCGTCCTGCGCCTGTCGCCCCGGTTACCTCCGCGCCAGTTCGGACACCCCTGAAACACCCTGTACaa agccccccTCGGCCCCGCGCAGCATAGTGACGCAGGTGAACGACACCTCGGTCACGCTGGAGTGGAGCGAGCCCCTGGACAGCGGCGGGAGGCGGGACCTGAGCTACGCGGTGCTGTGCCTGCTGTGCCGGCCCCTGGGGgccccctgcaccccctgcGGGGACAGCGTGAGCTACCGGCCCGCCCCCGCCGGCCTGACGACCCGCCGCGTCACCGTCTGGGGCCTGCTGCCCCACACCACCTACAGCTTCAGCGTGCAGGCGCTCAACGGGGTCTCCCAGCACAGCGGCAGGGAGCCGGCCGCCGACAGCGTCAACGTCACCACCAGCCGCGacg tgccGGTGCTGGTGTCTGGCATCATGCAGGGTGATGCCACAGAGAGCAGTATGACTCTGCACTGGACCCGCCCAGAACAGCCACACTACACCATCCTGCTGTACCAGCTGCGCTACTGTGAGAGG cagcggcaggaggaggagcactCCTGCAGGTATAAGGAGTCCTCCAGTAACGAGGTGGTGTTGAGTGACCTGCGTCGGGCCACCGAATACGAGGTGCAGGTCCGGGCTCGCACCGTGGCGGGGTACGGGTCCTTCAGCCCCGCCACCACGGTCCGCACACTGCCCGAAG CCACGCCCGATTCCCAGCTGATGGTCACGGGGGTCCTGGTTGCCATGGGAACTCTGCTGCTCATCTCCATCATCGCCATGGCCGTGTTCTGCATACG CAAACACAGCCGGCTGAAGGACCCGGGGATCAGTGACAAACATGGACAGTACCTCATGGGCCCGA GTGTGAAGGTGTACATCGACCCCTTCACCTACGAGGACCCCAACGAGGCGGTGCGCGAGTTCGCCAAGGAGATCGACGTGTCCTTCGTCAAGATTGAGGAAGTCATCGGAGCTG GTGAGTTTGGGGAGGTGTGTCGGGGGCGCCTCAGGGTCCCGGGGAAGAAGGAGAACTACGTGGCCATAAAGACGCTGAAGGGTGGCTACACTGAGAAGCAGAGGCGGGACTTCCTGAGCGAGGCGAGCATCATGGGACAGTTCCAGCACCCCAACATCATCCACCTGGAGGGCATCATCACCGCCAGCTGCCCCGTCATGATCCTCACTGAGTACATGGAGAACGGGGCGCTGGACGCCTTCCTGCGG ctgaACGACGGGCAGTTCACTCCGATCCAGCTGGTGGGGATGCTGCGGGGCATCGCCTCGGGGATGAAGTACCTGTCCGAGATGAGCTACGTGCACCGGGACCTGGCCGCCCGCAACATCCTGGTCAACAGCAACCTGGTCTGCAAGGTGTCCGACTTCGGCCTGTCCCGCTTCCTGCAGGAGAACTCCGCCGACCCCACCTACACCAGCTCCCTG GGCGGGAAGATCCCGATCCGCTGGACGGCGCCCGAGGCCATCGCCTTCCGCAAGTTCACCTCGGCGTCGGACGCCTGGAGCTACGGCATCGTCATGTGGGAGGTCATGTCCTTCGGAGAGAGGCCCTACTGGGACATGAGCAACCAggac GTGATAAACGCCATTGAGCAGGACTACcggctgcccccgcccccggacTGCCCCACCCTGCTGCACCAGCTGATGCTGGACTGCTGGCAGAAGGAGCGGGCCGCCCGCCCCCGCTTCGCCGCCATCGTCAGCGCGCTGGACAAGCTGATCCGAAACCCCGCCTCCCTCAAGATCGTGGCCCGCGACGGAGCCgg gccttcTCACCCCCTGCTGGACCAGcgtggagccccgcccctctccgccTGCGCCTCGGTGGGGGAGTGGCTACGGGCCATCAAGATGGAGCGCTACGAGGAGAGCTTCATCCAGGCCGGCTTCACCTCCTTCGACCTGCTGGAGCAGCTCTCCACCGA GGACCTGTTGCGTATCGGGGTGACCCTGGCCGGACACCAGCGCAAAATCCTGCACAGCATCCAGGACCTGAGGGTGCAGGCGGGGGACCCCACCACTGCCCGCTGTTAG